AACAGCTCGGCGGCCAGCAGCAGGCCCACCGGTCCGGCGCCGATGACGATGACCTCAGCCACGGCCGGGCCCCTGGGCGAGCAGTCGGAAGGGGGCGGGGGAGGAGACCTCCCAGTCCGGGCCCAGCGCAGCGGCCAGCTCGGCGCGCTGGTAGCTGCGCCGGATCGAGCGAAGCCCGTCGGTGCGCAGGAAGGTCCCGGGCGCGACCGGGGTGATGGCCACGGCGTAGAGCCCATAGGCGAGGCGACCGCGGGCGATGTCCGCGTGGAGCACCGTGCCGGAGGAGAGCTGCTGGGACGCGGCGGTGAACTGCCGCAGCTCGTCGGCGTCCAGATGGTGGAGCACATGGTTGGAGAGCACGAGGTCGAAGCTCTCCCCGCCGGAGATCAGCTCTTCGGCGTCTGCGCAGCGGAAGGTGATCCCCGGCTGGGCTCGGCGCAGCGCCGATTCGTGGGCTCGCGGGTCCGGGTCGGCGCCGGTCCACTCCACGGTGATGCCGTCTGCCGCGGCGAGCTGGGCCAGCCGGGTCAGCACGTCGCCGCCGCCGGAGCCGAGGTCCAGCACGCGGGCGGGCCGGTCGAAGCTGGTCAGCAGGCTGCGCAGCCGTCGGCGGTAGATCAGGTCCCAGCCGGAGATCAGCCGGTTGACCAGTCCGAAGCGCCGCAGCGTGGCCTGCAGGCGCTGCGGATCGCAGTCCGGGTCATCCATGAGCTCACGCAGCTGCTCATCGCGGGTGGAGAGGTCGAGGCGGCTCATCGGGGTCTCGGCTCAGCCGCTCTTGTGCATCAGCGCGGATTCCACGGTGAGCCCGGGGCCGAAGGCCAGCGCGGCGATCGGCCCGGAGACCGCCGGGTCCTCCAGGAGCCGGCGCAGGATGAACAAGATGGTGGCGCTGGACATGTTGCCGTGCTCGCGCAGCACCGCCCGGGAGGAGTCCAGGGCGGAGGGCTCCAGCGCCAGGCCGGCTTCCACGCGGTCCAGCACGCTGCGTCCCCCGGGGTGCACTGCCCAGGTCGACGGCGGCTCCGCGTCGCCGAGGAAGCGGTCGACGGCGGCGCGGATCTCGCGTCCGATGATGCGCGGGACCTCGGCGGAGAGCGTCATGTTGAAGCCGTGGTCACCGATGGTCCACACCATGTCGGATTC
The nucleotide sequence above comes from Nesterenkonia halotolerans. Encoded proteins:
- a CDS encoding methyltransferase domain-containing protein, whose product is MSRLDLSTRDEQLRELMDDPDCDPQRLQATLRRFGLVNRLISGWDLIYRRRLRSLLTSFDRPARVLDLGSGGGDVLTRLAQLAAADGITVEWTGADPDPRAHESALRRAQPGITFRCADAEELISGGESFDLVLSNHVLHHLDADELRQFTAASQQLSSGTVLHADIARGRLAYGLYAVAITPVAPGTFLRTDGLRSIRRSYQRAELAAALGPDWEVSSPAPFRLLAQGPGRG